Proteins from a single region of Cryptococcus neoformans var. neoformans JEC21 chromosome 6 sequence:
- a CDS encoding ubiquitin-conjugating enzyme e2-16 kda, putative, which yields MALKRINKELIDLGRDPPSSCSAGPINDNLFQWQATIMGPADSPYSGGVFFLSLTFPTDYPFKPPKVQFTTKIYHPNINANGSICLDILRDQWSPALTISKVLLSICSMLTDPNPDDPLVPEIANTYKTDRARYEATAREWTRKYAT from the exons ATGGCTTTGAAGCGCATCAACAAG GAACTTATCGATCTTGGACGTGACCCCCCGTCTTCATGCTCTGCTGGTCCCATCAACGACAATCTTTTCCAATGGCAAGCAACCATTATGGGCCCG GCCGATTCCCCTTATTCGGGCggtgtcttcttcct TTCCCTTACTTTCCCCACCG ACTATCCCTTCAAGCCCCCTAAGGTGCAGTTTACGACCAAGATCTATCATCCCAACATCAATGCCAATGGGTCTATCTGTTTGGACATCTTGCGAGACCAGTGGAGTCCGGCCTTGACCATTTCGAAGG TCTTGTTGTCCATCTGTTCCATGTTGACGGACCCTAACCCTGACGATCCTTTGGTGCCCGAGATTGCAAAC ACCTACAAAACTGATAGGGCACGATATGAGGCAACAGCAAGGGAATGGACGAGGAA ATACGCGACGTAG
- a CDS encoding glucosamine 6-phosphate N-acetyltransferase, putative yields the protein MAYAYPSVDPLPEASSASLEIRPSKDPSRKNSDTLTDVFSEFKRKISEDEIYINFLQERVRLENDYIEGLQRLYDRTVAIDSLHDEDPPPKRSEKPTSRKAWSEVRDYTLREIQAREAMKGALEEDVIKELTKLKDLQLKIRNYLKQNIKLAEHMYEDHAKHQLPKLKKAYFQKSQVLEDHRRQENAIATQARLLSSAPPPSPTSTPLQEHPFSVGTGASYALPSTIISPLPPVNNPAASSVSKVSSQETTSGMFVPSPNKDREKEMKFGNRLRAESGSGLENKSRDVLNDIATHGKKGFSAFMQRLGGDKDREREKDDVQITSHGVEGEGLQRRGTTGSANIKAQMAVRGAKAKREADEADRAYRMGIFHLESLRLRTEKLHSSAITHLEEFNDELSNKLRRAMVAYVDIMHSTAMTSAQATEVARIAIDTIDADHDMMLFRKRLLVATSNTTKAPVPYENFYVGPCRSLIFGVSLTDYDFARGDGNDHGSPPMIVEKCIAAIDARGLEAEGIYRVNGRHTGVQKMVQDIEKDETQFEFGEKDDVFSIASVLKQYLRELPEPVFNLPHAERVKYSKHRELHISNNFSAIRGRLRRLPPIHQTTFQSIIEHLGRVHEKRGMNKMGAKNLAVLFSSVLFGQEQAPSDGNVLMMNQEADTVLEDLITFSNLLFGGIGSPKTSHILPSSLAFSSGVNAEVSVIDDPQPGSSHTKIKILQQETTPQRLVDHSAQISDKDQRATDETDDYRPNTLQDTETVQTLLEDFPSNKDLDLLFDAKLLPSSMRENLPKDIEVRPLASTDLLRQHFELLSNLRPSPALAPSLYQAIFTHFKSCPLTYYTVVMVDTKIDRLVASGTLLVERKHINGGSAAGHLEDIVVAEEMRGKKLGVKLVTGLRDLAVSLGCYKVVLDCKEAKIPFYENCGFHKRSAGMAYYTPSDQGTAHVSFSTQSNQQSLLPYAPNDSLAPPVSTMGTLTPGTELNITPQMNQSLHDPLSQSDVTSDDQKGILLTIPDGTAASDGESPGSPRTFTSASSEAGMGVTYDFPTAVDESVLPAWAAEGLGGNTSHVSDRRASDKTESTLPAFSILEGVGVAKSKDSEAADDSKEGRSRTPFPSRVASSDSTTETSSK from the exons ATGGCTTACGCTTATCCGTCAGTCGATCCTCTGCCGGAAGCGTCATCTGCCTCGCTGGAAATCAGACCGTCCAAAGACCCCTCTCGAAAGAACTCGGATACTCTCACAGATGTTTTTAGCGAGTTCAAG CGCAAGATTTCTGAGGATGAGATTTACATAAATTTCTTGCAGGAACG TGTACGCCTTGAGAATGACTACATTGAAGGCCTTCAAAGGTTATACGATCGAACAGTGGCTATCGACTCATTACACGACGA AGACCCACCGCCTAAGAGATCAGAAAAGCCTACATCACGAAAAGCTTGGAGTGAAGTTCGAGATTATACATTGCGCGAAATTCAGGCGCGGGAAGCCATGAAAGGAgctctggaagaagatgttaTCAAGGAATTAACCAAGCTCAAA GATCTGCAACTAAAAATAAGAAATTATCTGAAACAGAACATCAAGCTTGCTGAGCAT ATGTATGAAGATCATGCGAAGCATCAGCTCCCAAAGCTAAAAAAGGCTTATTTTCAAAAATCTCAAGTCTTGGAAGACCACAGGCGGCAAGAGAATGCCATAGCCACGCAGGCACGTCTGTTATCTAGCGCCCCTCCACCTTCGCCTACTTCTACACCCCTGCAGGAGCACCCTTTCTCTGTCGGCACAGGCGCCTCATATGCCTTGCCATCTACAATCATTTCACCCCTTCCCCCTGTGAACAACCCAGCCGCTTCATCAGTTTCGAAAGTATCGTCACAGGAAACCACTTCTGGTATGTTCGTGCCATCACCAAACAAAGACCgtgagaaggaaatgaaatTCGGCAACAGACTCCGAGCTGAGTCAGGTTCAGGGCTGGAGAACAAGTCACGAGATGTGCTGAATGATATTGCAACACATGGGAAAAAGGGCTTCTCTGCTTTTATGCAAAGGCTCGGGGGTGACAAAGATAGGGAACgggagaaagatgatgtACAAATAACTTCTCATGGAgtggaaggcgaaggacTTCAAAGGAGAGGCACCACAGGAAGTGCTAACATCAAAGCCCAAATGGCAGTTCGGGGCGCGAAGGCAAAGCGAGAGGCCGATGAGGCTG ACAGAGCATACCGCATGGGCATCTTTCACCTTGAGTCACTCCGACTCAGAACAGAGAAACTTCATAGCTCCGCAATAACTCATCTTGAGGAGTTCAATGATGAACTGAGCAATAAACTTCGCCGGGCCATGGTGGCGTATGTGGACATTATGCACAGTACTGCAATGACTAGCGCGCAGGCTACTGAAGTAGCTCGAATAGCTATTGATACTATTGATGCCGATCACGATA TGATGCTTTTCCGTAAAAGGTTACTTGTGGCAACCAGCAATACCACTAAAGCCCCGGTACCGTACGAGAACTTCTAT GTTGGACCTTGCAGATCTCTTATCTTTGGAGTCAGTCTTACCGATTACGATTTTGCTCGAGGTGATGGGAACGACCATGGATCGCCGCCAATGATTGTTGAAAAGTGTATCGCGGCAATCGATGCGCGTGGTTTGGAAGCAGAAGGTATTTACCGAGTCAATGGCAGGCACACAGGAGTTCAAAAAATGGTCCAAGACATAGAGAAGGACGAGACACAATTTGAGTTCGGGGAAAAGGACGACGTTTTTAGCATCGCGAGCGTCTTGAAGCAAT ACCTCAGGGAGTTGCCTGAACCAGTTTTCAATTTGCCACACGCCGAGAGGGTGAAGTATAGCAAGCATCGAG AGTTGCATATCAGTAATAACTTCAGTGCCATTAGAGGCCGCCTCCGACGACTCCCTCCTATTCATCAGACAACGTTCCAATCCATTATCGAACACTTAGGAAGAGTCCATGAAAAGCGTGGAATGAATAAAATGGGCGCAAAA AATCTTGCGGTGCTTTTTA GTTCCGTCCTTTTTGGGCAGGAGCAGGCTCCAAGTGATGGTAATGttctgatgatgaatcAAGAAGCA GATACCGTATTAGAGGATTTGATTACGTTTTCGAATCTG CTCTTCGGTGGAATTGGGTCTCCGAAAACCTCACATATATTGCCTTCTAGCTTGGCATTCTCTAGTGGCGTCAACGCCGAGGTTTCTGTCATTGATGACCCTCAGCCTGGTAGTTCTCATACCAAGATCAAAATTTTGCAACAGGAGACAACACCGCAAAGGCTCGTTGATCATTCCGCCCAGATCAGTGACAAAGATCAGCGGGCTACTGATGAGACTGATGATTATCGACCGAATACGCTACAGGATACAGAAACTGTCCAGACTTTGCTGGAGGATTTCCCATCGAACAAAGACCTGGACCTGCTATTCGATGCAAAATTATTGCCCTCAAGTATGAGAGAAAACCTCCCCAAAGATATCGAG GTCCGCCCTCTTGCGTCTACTGATCTCTTGCGGCAGCATTTCGAGCTTCTTTCCAATCTTCGCCCGTCGCCTGCTCTAGCCCCTTCGCTCTACCAGGCGATTTTTACACATTTCAAATCTTGTCCCCTAACGTACTACACAGTTGTCATGGTAGACACCAAAATTGACCGCCTAGTTGCTTCCGGTACGCTCCTTGTTGAACGGAAGCATATCAATGGTGGAAGCGCTGCAGGACATCTGGAGGACATCGTCGTGGCTGAAGAAATGCGCGGGAAGAAACTGGGGGTGAAATTGGTGACTGGATTAAGGGACTTGGCTGTCTCCCTTGGATGTTACAAGGTCGTTCTGGACTGCAAAGAAGCTAAAATTC CGTTTTATGAAAATTGTGGTTTTCATAAACGGAGTGCAGGGATG GCGTATTATACTCCGAGCGATCAAGGGACAGCCCATGTCTCCTTCTCTACGCAGTCGAACCAGCAGTCTTTGTTGCCGTATGCGCCCAATGACTCTCTTGCACCTCCCGTCTCAACTATGGGAACTCTGACTCCAGGAACTGAATTGAACATTACCCCTCAAATGAACCAGAGCCTTCATGACCCTTTATCCCAGTCAGACGTTACTTCAGATGACCAGAAAGGAATCCTGCTCACCATCCCAGATGGCACCGCTGCTTCGGATGGGGAATCACCAGGGTCTCCGCGAACGTTCACAAGTGCGTCATCGGAAGCGGGTATGGGCGTAACGTATGACTTTCCGACAGCTGTCGACGAGAGTGTCTTACCTGCTTGGGCGGCGGAGGGTTTGGGTGGCAACACCTCACATGTCAGCGACCGGCGCGCTTCAGACAAGACGGAAAGTACCTTACCGGCATTTTCAATCTTAGAAGGAGTGGGAGTTGCGAAAAGTAAAGACAGCGAAGCAGCAGATGACTCGAAGGAAGGTCGCTCTAGAACCCCATTTCCTTCACGTGTTGCCTCATCAGATTCGACTACTGAAACATCAAGTAAATAG
- a CDS encoding protein kinase CK2, putative has protein sequence MSGGRSVARVYANVNEKLGRSWWDYDNLVVQWGVQDNYEIVRKVGRGKYSEVFESIHLPTDSKCIVKVLKPVKKKKIKREIKILQNLAGGPNVVGLLDVVRDSQSKTPSIVTEYVNNTEFKTLYPKFSDFDVRYYIFELLKALDFCHSKGIMHRDVKPHNVMIDHEKRTLRLIDWGLAEFYHPGTEYNVRVASRYFKGPELLVDFQEYDYSLDMWSLGCMFASMIFRKEPFFHGHDNADQLVKIAKVLGTDELYTYLERYDIDLDAQFDDILGRYPRKPWSRFVSSENQRYISSEAIDFLDKLLRYDHQERLTAEEAKGHPYFEPVRQAAAQASAS, from the exons ATGTCAGGTGGACGTAGTGTG GCTCGCGTCTACGCCAACGTGAATGAGAAGCTTGGAAGGTCGTGGTGGGACTATG ACAATCTTGTGGTTCAATGGGGAGTCCAAGATAATTACGAGATTGTAAGAAAGGTTGGGCGAGGAAAGTATTCCGAA GTCTTTGaatccatccatctcccaacCGACTCCAAGTGTATTGTCAAAGTCTTAAAGCCCgttaagaagaagaaaattAAGCGAGAAATAAAAATATTGCAGAATTTGGCTGGTGGACCCAATGTGGTGGGACTGTTGGACGTTGTTAGAGACAGTCAGTCAAAGACGCCCTCCATTGTTACGGAATATGTGAAC AACACCGAATTCAAGACACTTTATCCCAAATTTTCAGATTTCGATGTGCGATACTACATCTTTGAGCTTCTCAAAGCCTTGGATTTCTGTCATTCCAAGGGCATCATGCACCGCGACGTCAAGCCGCATAACGTTATGATCGATCACGAGAAGCGGACG TTGCGGCTGATTGATTGGGGACTTGCTGAGTTTTACCATCCTGGCACGGAATACAACGTGCGTGTGGCTTCAAGATATTTCAAAGGACCAGAGTTATTGGTCGATTTTCAAGAATACGATTACAGTTTGGATATGTGGAGCTTAGGGTGCATGTTCGCTAGCATG ATTTTCCGAAAAGAACCGTTCTTTCACGGTCATGACAACGCTGATCAGCTAGTCAAAATTGCTAAAGTCCTCGGCACCGATGAACTTTACACTTA TCTTGAGCGATACGACATTGATCTTGATGCTCAGTTTGACGATATATTAGGGCGATATCCTCGAAAACCCTGGTCCCGATTTGTCTCTTCGGAAAACCAGCGTTATATCTCTAGCGAGGCTATAGATTTTCTGGATAAGCTATTAAGGTACGACCATCAGGAAAGATTAACCGCCGAGGAGGCCAAGGGGCACCCCTACTTTG AGCCCGTGCGACAAGCGGCCGCTCAAGCTTCCGCTTCTTAA
- a CDS encoding expressed protein — protein MSHYQYLQIRIGAAAPTEEEAAALFAPERTFSLGCMFAQPIVDTFMAGIMFMQVVTYFTYQRNDKWWTKCIVIFASIISIIMTVYLWFFGQYLFVQNFGRFSPFVETDKLAWFPVLDAICSSGIQSYFAYRAYLLNRRNILIPITILLLILTSFAATIAVKVIFGNANSLMEADKVRIPELIWLASIMAADIIITILILNGLLRSKTGWAHTDKAIVRLIRITFESQIPPTILAITFMIEFVQTPASLLGSTLQGIQSKLYTVGLMYSLNSRVSFKSANESGFNSGQVFAMTGRRDNATNDIHVDVETYVHHNQDIHTSDDDVRDKKNREDDESLSDIQGHKSPGFDSQSHLTEPRHIA, from the exons ATGTCTCATTACCAATACCTCCAGATCAGAATTGGAGCGGCTGCACCCacggaggaagaagccgcAGCACTCTTTGCTCCTGAAAGA ACTTTTTCCTTGGGTTGCATGTTTGCCCAACCTATTGTGGACACCTTCATGGC TGGAATAATGTTTATGCAGGTCGTCACCTACTTCACATATCAGAGAAACGACAAATGGTGGACTAAGTGCATAGTCATTTTTGCCTCCATAATCTCCATCATTATGACCGTCTATCTGTGGTTTTTCGGACAGTACCTTTTTGTCCAG AATTTTGGTCGCTTTTCACCATTTGTGGAAACCGATAAGCTCGCTTGGTTTCCAGTCCTCGATGCTATCTGTTCAAGCGGTATTCAGTCATATTTCGCTTATCGTGCGTATCTATTGAACAGGCGGAATATTTTAATCCCTATTACTATCCTG CTTCTTATCCTTACGTCGTTCGCGGCCACGATTGCAGTAAAAGTAATTTTCGGCAATGCCAATTCCCTTATGGAAGCTGATAAGGTCCGAATTC CCGAATTGA TCTGGCTGGCATCTATCATGGCGGCCGATATCATTATCACTATATTAATCCTTAATGGCTTACTTCGGTCAAAGACTGGATGGGCACACACTGACAAG GCTATTGTCCGACTGATTCGTATCACATTTGAATCTCAGATCCCTCCTACAATCCTGGCCATAACTTTCATGATTGAATTCGTCCAGACACCGGCATCTCTCCTGGGCTCTACTTTACAAGGGATCCAATCAAAACTTTACACTGTCGGATTGATGTATTCTTTGAACTCCCGAGTATCCTTCAAATCCGCAAATGAAAGTGGTTTTAATTCT GGCCAAGTTTTTGCTATGACTGGTCGGAGGGACAATGCGACAAACGATATTCACGTGGATGTGGAGACCTATGTTCAT CACAATCAGGATATACACACCAGCGACGATGATGTTCGAGACAAGAAGAACCGTGAAGATGACGAATCGTTGTCCGATATTCAGGGCCATAAATCTCCAGGATTTGACAGTCAATCCCACTTGACTGAACCTAGACACATCGCGTAG